One window of Cohnella hashimotonis genomic DNA carries:
- a CDS encoding HAMP domain-containing protein, translating into MTDRDMDQLSDDNLPDSGELLNALMAWKKGNFAYRMPYHYTGVAGKVADTFNEIMDIQESMVHEIQQLARVVGKEGNLSRRFALQHKGGAWDQTVESLNGLIDDLTQPTSAMVRVINAVAQGDLSQKVELELEGRPLTGEFQRTAANINTMVDQLSMFSSEVTRVAREVGTEGKLGGQADVKGVSGTWKDLTESVNNMASNLTDQVRNIAAVTTAVAKGDLSKQITVNAKGEILELKNTINTMVDQLSMFSSEVTRVAREVGTEGKLGGQADVKGVSGTWRDLTESVNYMASNLTNQVRNIAVVTTAVANGDLSKQITMDVQGEILELKVTINTMVGQLSTFASEVTRMAREVGTEGILGGQAEVSGVAGTWRDLTESVNYMASNLTNQVRNIAEVTTAVAKGDLSKKITVDAKGEILELKSTINTMVDQLGNFASEVTRVAREVSNDGILGGQADVKDVSGTWKDLTDSVNFMAGTLTDQVRNIAEVTTAVAKGDLTKQITVNAKGEILELKNTINTMVDQLSTFASEVTRVAREVGTEGMLGGQAQVKGVAGTWRDLTESVNDMASNLTDQVRNIAVVTTAVANGDLSKKITADVQGEILELKNTINTMVDQLSTFASEVTRVAREVGTDGKLGGQAQVKGVGGTWKDLTESVNNMARNLTDQVRNIADVTTAVARGDLSKKITVDVKGEILELKNTMNTMVDQLGNFASEVTRVAREVGTEGKLGVQADVKDVSGMWKDLTDTVNYMASNLTIQMRNIAGVTTAVANGDLSKKITVDVKGELLELKNTINTMVDQLNSFASEVTRVAREVGTDGKLGGQAQVRGVGGIWKDLTDNVNIMAANLTDQVRGIAKVVTAVANGNLKLKLTVDAKGEIAELTDTINNMTDTLAIFADQVTTVSREVGAEGKLGGQASVPGAAGTWRDLTDNVNYMASTLTTQVRAITNVATAVTNGDLSRTIDVAAAGEVETLKDNINEMIRNLKETTRINTEQDWLKTNLAKISRLMQGQRDLYAVCRMILSELAPLVSMQHGVFYMNDVVNGQSVLKLFASYAFHNRKHLSNEFRAGEGLVGQCLIEKQRILLTNVPGNYVVITSALGEATPLNIVLLPIIFEEQVLAVLELASFRSFSEIDIALLDQLTDSIGIVINTMQANRRTEELLVQSQSLTEELQKQQLELQNTNEELEDKAKLLVIQKAEVESKNNEVEVARRFLEEKAEQLALTSRYKSEFLANMSHELRTPLNSLLLLAEQLADNLDGNLADHQVKFAKTIQDSGHELLNLINDILDLSKIESGTVSAEFSELNIRELTDGLDRSFRHMVDERLLAFRIKVEPEVPTRIVSDPKRLQQILKNLLSNAFKFTEKGEIMLRVRKAAEGWSESADRLNRAASVLCFTVSDTGIGIPKDKQQIIFEAFQQADGSTNRVYGGTGLGLTISTEIAEMLGGEITLFSEPGSGSVFNLYLPIDGWEVQPEPKTRHMPEVIDVSPPKRIRLTPPTQGEELQDDRDDIEPGDSVFLIVEDDLKFCEIVQDALSRKGIKTVITSKGLQALELAKKYNPMAITLDLHLGDTDGWLVLEHLKNDMSVRHIPVCVITVDEDKTELLRKGVYDYLCKPVTNDELDLALESLNAFASRGERQLLAVVKSPDRRQQIVDSLAGGTLKITAVDTARKALNQIGSKPFDCVVMDGDLADMPLPKFLREIQKKSVGRRIPIVVEGSIRLSADEQEEWEEILKSSVVKEARTAVQLMDETTLFLHRRSEELPAGSREALERIYQSDEAIQSRKVLVVDDDVRNIFALTTILERHQMTVLPAENGQAAIDILERTPDISIVLMDIMMPVMDGYETTRAIRANPAFAELPIIALTAKAMKGDRELCLEAGASDYITKPVNSAQLLAMMRSWLDRGDDS; encoded by the coding sequence ATGACGGATCGGGATATGGATCAGCTGTCCGACGACAACCTGCCGGACAGCGGGGAACTGCTGAATGCGCTGATGGCTTGGAAAAAAGGGAACTTTGCATATCGCATGCCTTACCATTATACAGGCGTAGCCGGCAAAGTCGCCGATACGTTTAACGAGATTATGGACATCCAGGAATCGATGGTCCACGAGATTCAGCAGCTCGCCCGCGTCGTAGGCAAGGAAGGCAATCTGTCGCGGAGATTCGCGCTTCAGCACAAGGGTGGAGCCTGGGACCAGACGGTGGAATCGCTGAACGGCCTGATCGACGACCTGACGCAACCGACCAGTGCAATGGTCCGGGTTATCAACGCGGTCGCGCAGGGGGATCTGTCGCAGAAGGTCGAACTCGAACTGGAAGGTAGGCCGCTGACGGGAGAATTCCAGCGTACTGCGGCTAACATCAATACGATGGTCGACCAGCTGTCGATGTTCTCGTCCGAGGTTACGCGGGTGGCGCGCGAGGTCGGCACCGAAGGCAAGCTCGGCGGGCAAGCAGACGTCAAAGGCGTATCCGGCACCTGGAAGGACTTGACGGAGAGCGTCAACAATATGGCGAGCAATCTGACCGACCAGGTGCGCAATATCGCGGCCGTGACGACCGCGGTCGCCAAGGGCGATCTGTCCAAGCAGATTACCGTTAACGCAAAGGGCGAGATTCTGGAGCTGAAAAACACGATCAACACGATGGTCGACCAGCTATCGATGTTCTCGTCCGAGGTCACGCGGGTGGCGCGCGAGGTCGGTACCGAAGGCAAGCTCGGCGGACAAGCCGACGTTAAGGGCGTATCCGGCACCTGGCGCGACTTGACGGAAAGCGTCAACTATATGGCTTCGAATCTGACCAATCAGGTGCGCAACATCGCGGTCGTGACGACCGCGGTCGCGAACGGCGATCTGTCGAAGCAGATTACGATGGACGTTCAGGGCGAGATTCTGGAGCTGAAGGTCACGATCAATACGATGGTCGGCCAGCTGTCGACATTCGCGTCGGAGGTTACGCGTATGGCGCGAGAGGTCGGCACCGAGGGCATTCTTGGCGGACAGGCGGAGGTCAGCGGCGTAGCAGGAACCTGGCGCGATTTGACCGAGAGCGTTAACTACATGGCTTCGAATTTAACAAACCAGGTGCGGAACATCGCGGAGGTCACGACGGCCGTCGCGAAGGGCGACCTGTCCAAGAAGATCACGGTCGATGCCAAGGGCGAGATTCTGGAGCTCAAGAGCACGATCAATACGATGGTCGATCAGCTCGGCAACTTTGCGTCCGAAGTTACGCGCGTCGCGCGCGAGGTTTCCAACGACGGCATTCTCGGCGGGCAGGCGGACGTCAAGGACGTCTCCGGCACCTGGAAGGACTTGACCGACAGCGTTAACTTCATGGCCGGCACGCTCACCGATCAGGTGCGCAACATCGCCGAGGTGACGACGGCCGTCGCGAAGGGCGATCTGACCAAGCAGATTACCGTCAATGCGAAGGGCGAGATTCTCGAGCTCAAGAACACGATCAACACGATGGTCGATCAACTGTCGACGTTCGCCTCCGAAGTCACGCGGGTGGCGCGCGAGGTCGGCACCGAAGGGATGCTGGGCGGACAAGCGCAGGTTAAAGGCGTAGCCGGCACCTGGCGCGACCTGACCGAGTCGGTTAACGACATGGCGTCGAACCTCACCGATCAGGTGCGCAATATCGCCGTCGTTACGACGGCGGTCGCGAACGGGGACTTGTCCAAGAAGATCACGGCCGACGTACAAGGCGAGATTCTCGAGCTGAAAAACACGATCAACACGATGGTGGATCAGCTGTCGACGTTCGCCTCCGAAGTTACGCGCGTGGCGCGGGAGGTCGGCACGGATGGCAAGCTGGGCGGCCAGGCGCAGGTCAAGGGCGTCGGCGGCACCTGGAAGGACCTCACCGAGAGCGTCAACAACATGGCTCGCAATCTGACCGACCAGGTGCGCAATATCGCGGACGTCACGACCGCCGTCGCAAGGGGCGATCTTTCCAAGAAGATCACCGTCGACGTCAAGGGCGAGATTCTCGAGCTGAAAAACACGATGAATACGATGGTGGACCAGCTCGGCAACTTCGCGTCCGAAGTCACGCGCGTCGCGCGCGAGGTCGGCACCGAGGGTAAACTTGGCGTGCAGGCGGACGTCAAGGACGTATCGGGCATGTGGAAGGACCTCACCGATACGGTTAACTACATGGCGAGCAATCTGACGATCCAGATGCGCAATATCGCGGGCGTCACGACGGCGGTCGCGAACGGCGACCTGTCCAAGAAGATCACGGTCGACGTCAAAGGCGAGCTGCTCGAGCTGAAAAATACGATCAACACGATGGTGGACCAGCTCAATTCGTTCGCCTCCGAGGTTACGCGGGTGGCGCGCGAGGTCGGCACGGACGGCAAGCTGGGCGGCCAAGCGCAGGTGCGCGGCGTCGGCGGCATCTGGAAGGATCTGACCGACAACGTTAATATCATGGCCGCCAACCTGACCGACCAGGTGCGGGGCATCGCAAAGGTCGTGACAGCGGTCGCGAACGGCAACCTGAAGCTCAAGCTGACCGTGGACGCCAAGGGCGAGATCGCGGAGCTGACCGATACGATCAATAATATGACCGATACGCTGGCGATCTTCGCCGATCAGGTTACGACCGTGTCCCGGGAGGTCGGCGCGGAAGGGAAGCTGGGCGGTCAGGCGAGCGTGCCGGGCGCCGCGGGTACATGGCGCGACTTGACCGACAACGTAAACTACATGGCGAGCACGCTCACCACGCAGGTGCGCGCGATCACCAACGTAGCCACCGCGGTGACGAACGGAGACCTCTCGCGTACGATCGACGTCGCCGCCGCCGGCGAAGTCGAGACGCTGAAGGACAACATCAACGAGATGATCCGGAATCTCAAGGAGACGACCCGGATCAACACCGAGCAGGACTGGCTCAAGACCAATCTTGCGAAGATCTCCAGGCTCATGCAGGGACAGCGGGATCTGTACGCCGTATGCCGCATGATCCTTTCGGAGCTAGCGCCGCTCGTCTCGATGCAGCACGGCGTCTTCTATATGAACGATGTCGTGAACGGCCAGTCCGTGCTCAAGCTGTTCGCGAGCTACGCTTTCCACAACCGCAAGCATCTGTCGAACGAGTTCCGCGCGGGCGAAGGCCTGGTCGGCCAGTGCCTGATCGAGAAGCAGCGCATTTTGCTCACCAACGTACCGGGCAACTATGTCGTGATCACTTCGGCGCTAGGCGAAGCCACGCCGCTCAACATCGTTCTGCTGCCGATCATTTTCGAAGAACAGGTGCTGGCCGTGCTGGAGCTGGCTTCGTTCAGATCGTTCAGCGAGATCGATATCGCGCTGCTCGATCAGTTGACCGACTCGATCGGCATCGTCATCAATACGATGCAGGCGAATCGCCGTACCGAGGAGCTGCTTGTCCAGTCCCAGTCGCTCACCGAGGAGCTGCAGAAGCAGCAGCTCGAGCTGCAAAATACGAACGAAGAGCTTGAAGACAAAGCGAAGCTGCTCGTCATTCAGAAGGCAGAGGTCGAGAGCAAGAACAACGAGGTGGAGGTCGCAAGGCGCTTCCTCGAGGAGAAGGCCGAACAGCTGGCGCTGACGTCGCGCTACAAGTCCGAATTCCTGGCCAACATGTCGCACGAGCTGCGTACGCCGCTCAACTCGCTGCTGCTGCTCGCCGAGCAGCTCGCCGACAACTTGGACGGCAATCTCGCCGATCATCAGGTGAAGTTCGCCAAGACGATCCAGGATTCCGGCCACGAGCTGCTTAATCTGATCAACGACATTTTGGATCTGTCCAAGATCGAGTCGGGCACCGTCTCGGCGGAATTCAGCGAACTGAATATCCGGGAGCTGACGGACGGGCTCGACCGCTCCTTCCGCCATATGGTAGACGAGCGACTGCTTGCGTTCCGCATCAAGGTCGAGCCCGAGGTGCCGACCCGCATCGTCAGCGATCCGAAGCGACTGCAGCAAATTTTGAAAAATCTGCTCTCCAACGCCTTCAAGTTCACGGAGAAAGGAGAGATCATGCTGCGGGTCCGCAAGGCGGCCGAAGGCTGGAGCGAGAGCGCGGACCGGCTGAACCGGGCGGCTTCCGTGCTGTGCTTTACCGTAAGCGATACAGGCATCGGCATTCCGAAAGACAAGCAGCAGATCATATTCGAGGCGTTCCAGCAAGCGGACGGCAGCACGAACCGGGTATATGGCGGCACGGGCCTCGGCCTTACGATCTCGACCGAGATCGCGGAGATGCTCGGCGGGGAGATCACGCTGTTCAGCGAGCCGGGCAGCGGCAGCGTGTTCAACCTGTACTTGCCGATCGACGGCTGGGAGGTTCAGCCTGAGCCGAAGACGAGACATATGCCCGAGGTCATCGACGTCTCGCCGCCGAAGCGGATCCGGCTGACCCCGCCGACGCAAGGGGAGGAGCTTCAGGACGACCGCGACGACATCGAGCCTGGCGATTCCGTGTTTTTGATCGTCGAGGACGACTTGAAGTTCTGCGAGATCGTCCAGGACGCATTGAGCCGCAAGGGGATCAAGACGGTTATTACGTCCAAAGGTCTTCAAGCGCTCGAGCTGGCCAAGAAATACAATCCGATGGCGATCACGCTCGATCTTCATCTTGGAGACACGGACGGCTGGCTCGTACTGGAGCACTTGAAAAACGACATGTCGGTCCGCCATATCCCGGTATGCGTCATTACCGTCGACGAGGACAAGACCGAGCTGCTTCGCAAGGGCGTGTACGACTATTTGTGCAAGCCCGTCACCAACGACGAGCTCGATCTGGCGCTCGAGAGCCTTAACGCGTTCGCATCCCGCGGAGAGCGCCAGCTGCTCGCCGTCGTGAAGTCGCCCGACCGACGGCAGCAGATCGTCGACTCGCTTGCCGGCGGCACGCTCAAGATCACGGCGGTCGATACCGCGCGCAAGGCGTTGAATCAAATCGGCTCGAAGCCGTTCGATTGCGTCGTCATGGACGGAGATCTGGCCGATATGCCGTTGCCTAAATTTCTGCGGGAAATCCAAAAGAAGTCGGTGGGCAGACGGATCCCGATCGTCGTGGAAGGCAGCATCAGGCTGAGCGCGGACGAGCAGGAGGAATGGGAGGAAATTCTGAAATCCTCCGTCGTCAAGGAAGCGCGCACCGCCGTTCAACTGATGGACGAGACGACGCTGTTCCTCCACCGGAGATCGGAGGAGCTGCCGGCGGGTTCGAGAGAAGCGCTGGAGCGGATCTATCAATCGGACGAAGCGATCCAGTCGCGCAAAGTGCTTGTCGTGGACGACGACGTACGCAACATTTTCGCATTGACGACGATTCTGGAGCGCCACCAAATGACGGTACTGCCCGCGGAGAACGGTCAAGCTGCGATAGACATCCTCGAGCGAACGCCGGACATCAGCATCGTTCTGATGGACATCATGATGCCGGTCATGGACGGCTACGAGACGACCCGCGCGATCCGCGCGAACCCGGCCTTTGCGGAGCTGCCGATTATCGCGCTCACGGCCAAGGCCATGAAGGGCGACCGCGAGCTGTGCCTCGAAGCCGGTGCCTCGGATTATATTACGAAACCCGTTAACAGTGCGCAGCTGCTCGCCATGATGCGAAGCTGGCTCGACCGCGGAGATGACAGTTAA